A genome region from Mycobacterium florentinum includes the following:
- a CDS encoding LLM class F420-dependent oxidoreductase, with amino-acid sequence MTDSTSGSQAAAVSADRSGPVRIGVQLWAGGTPDYRTWRQAVLRAEELGADAIFGYDHFHKPFVDIVDGAPVLQDEQPEVNNFEAWTALASWGEITSRAEIGLLVSGMPYRNPDLVADMARTVDHISGGRLILGLGAGWYPQDFIAYGYEYGTVRSRMDQFDAGLERIEYRLNHLTPSPLRQIPILIGGGGERRTIPAAARHAHIWHSFEPIDEFRRKNELLKQLATDAGRDEAGIERAMAWTDAKTADAFLGEGVTLFTTEIHPDERGYDFSELEKMLAWRKQ; translated from the coding sequence GTGACCGACTCAACGAGCGGGTCCCAGGCCGCCGCGGTATCCGCAGACCGGTCGGGTCCGGTGCGGATAGGCGTGCAGCTGTGGGCCGGCGGGACACCGGACTACCGCACGTGGCGGCAGGCGGTGCTGCGCGCCGAGGAGCTCGGCGCCGACGCGATCTTCGGCTACGACCACTTTCACAAACCCTTCGTCGACATCGTCGACGGCGCTCCGGTGCTCCAGGATGAACAGCCGGAGGTCAACAACTTCGAAGCCTGGACCGCGCTGGCGTCGTGGGGCGAGATCACCAGCCGAGCCGAGATCGGGCTGCTGGTCAGTGGCATGCCCTATCGCAACCCCGACCTGGTTGCGGATATGGCGCGCACCGTCGATCACATCAGCGGCGGGCGATTGATACTGGGCCTGGGGGCCGGCTGGTATCCGCAAGACTTCATCGCCTACGGCTACGAATACGGCACGGTGCGATCGAGGATGGACCAGTTCGACGCGGGGTTGGAGCGCATCGAATATCGGCTCAACCATTTGACTCCCAGCCCGCTGCGTCAGATCCCGATCCTGATCGGAGGAGGCGGTGAGCGGCGCACCATTCCCGCCGCGGCGCGCCACGCCCACATCTGGCACAGCTTCGAACCGATCGACGAATTCCGCCGCAAAAACGAACTCCTCAAGCAACTTGCGACCGACGCCGGGCGCGACGAGGCCGGCATCGAACGCGCGATGGCGTGGACCGACGCCAAGACCGCCGACGCCTTCCTCGGTGAGGGCGTCACGCTGTTCACCACCGAAATCCACCCTGATGAACGCGGATATGACTTCTCGGAGCTGGAGAAGATGCTCGCCTGGCGCAAGCAATAG
- a CDS encoding cutinase family protein, translating into MSALRLVRIVGVAAVMMWGLVSAPISPIASADPCSDVEVVFARGTHQEPGLGNIGQAFVDSLTSQVGGKSVGVYAVNYPANDDYHASAPAGADDASGHIQGTVANCPKTKLVLGGYSQGSTVIDLATQAMPAPVADHVAAVALFGEPTSQFSSALWGGQPLPTINPIYSGKTISLCAQDDPICSAGGNIMAHVSYIQLGMTDQAATFAANRLR; encoded by the coding sequence ATGAGTGCACTCAGGCTGGTTCGTATCGTTGGCGTCGCGGCAGTGATGATGTGGGGGCTGGTTAGCGCGCCGATCTCCCCGATCGCGTCCGCCGATCCCTGCTCCGACGTCGAGGTGGTGTTCGCTCGCGGCACCCATCAGGAGCCCGGCCTCGGCAACATCGGTCAAGCCTTCGTCGACTCGCTGACCTCGCAGGTCGGCGGGAAGTCCGTCGGGGTCTACGCGGTCAACTACCCGGCCAACGACGATTACCACGCCAGCGCACCGGCCGGCGCTGACGACGCGAGCGGTCACATCCAGGGCACCGTCGCCAACTGCCCCAAGACGAAGCTCGTGCTCGGCGGGTACTCACAGGGCTCGACGGTGATCGACCTGGCCACTCAGGCGATGCCGGCTCCGGTGGCTGACCATGTTGCCGCGGTCGCGCTCTTCGGCGAACCGACCAGTCAATTCTCCAGCGCGCTGTGGGGCGGCCAGCCGCTGCCGACGATCAACCCGATTTACAGCGGGAAGACGATCAGCCTGTGCGCGCAAGACGATCCGATCTGCTCCGCGGGCGGGAACATCATGGCGCACGTTTCGTATATTCAGTTGGGGATGACCGACCAGGCCGCAACCTTCGCGGCCAACCGGCTCCGCTAA
- a CDS encoding glycosyltransferase — MKCVLVGYGSRGDVEPLAAAGRELMRRGHHVQMAVAPNMVAFVESAGLPAVAYGRDSREQMDFAAAFVGKISNPVTMWAEIAEHVNEVKSEKTATLRSVADGADLLVAAFNERGLAANVAEYHDIPLGTLHYFPARILASGAFGPQITKDTDDAQRRALGLPEVAGDSAPRMVEIQAYDEICLPGPAAEWLESDAAPLFVGALTLGRPSDADDEVLSWIAAGTPPIYFGFGSTPLASPVETIAVIGAACARLGERALICTGPNDVAGAPDAEHVKIVAEVNHAAVFPACRAVVHHGGAGATAAGLRAGVPTLVLWFWLDQPVWADGVTELKVGSGRAFMESTLDSVTADLQGILTPECAARAREVAELMSKPAESLARAVDFLEEAALKQPR; from the coding sequence ATGAAATGCGTGCTGGTCGGCTATGGAAGTCGCGGCGACGTCGAGCCCTTGGCCGCCGCTGGCCGGGAGCTGATGCGACGCGGCCACCACGTGCAGATGGCCGTCGCGCCCAACATGGTGGCCTTCGTCGAATCCGCGGGGTTGCCCGCGGTCGCGTACGGCCGGGACTCGCGGGAACAGATGGACTTCGCCGCGGCGTTCGTCGGCAAGATCTCGAACCCGGTCACCATGTGGGCCGAGATCGCCGAGCATGTCAACGAGGTCAAGTCCGAAAAGACTGCGACGCTGAGATCGGTGGCGGACGGAGCCGACCTGCTGGTCGCCGCCTTCAACGAGCGCGGCCTGGCCGCCAATGTTGCTGAGTATCACGATATTCCGCTCGGCACGCTGCACTACTTCCCGGCGCGGATTTTGGCGTCCGGCGCATTCGGTCCGCAAATCACCAAGGACACCGACGACGCGCAGCGCCGCGCGCTCGGCTTACCGGAGGTCGCCGGGGACTCCGCCCCGCGCATGGTGGAGATCCAGGCCTATGACGAGATCTGCTTGCCGGGACCGGCGGCCGAATGGCTGGAATCGGATGCTGCGCCGCTCTTCGTCGGCGCGCTGACGCTGGGGCGGCCGAGCGACGCCGACGACGAGGTGTTGTCCTGGATCGCTGCCGGAACGCCGCCGATCTACTTCGGTTTCGGCAGCACACCGCTTGCATCCCCAGTGGAGACGATCGCGGTGATCGGCGCCGCCTGCGCGCGGCTGGGCGAGCGGGCGTTGATATGCACCGGCCCCAATGACGTCGCCGGCGCCCCGGACGCCGAGCACGTGAAAATCGTGGCCGAGGTGAACCATGCGGCCGTCTTTCCGGCCTGCCGCGCTGTCGTTCACCATGGCGGTGCCGGCGCTACGGCCGCGGGCCTGCGGGCCGGAGTTCCGACGCTGGTGCTGTGGTTCTGGCTTGATCAGCCGGTCTGGGCGGATGGGGTCACCGAGCTGAAAGTTGGCTCCGGACGGGCCTTTATGGAAAGCACCCTGGACTCGGTGACCGCGGACCTGCAGGGCATCCTCACTCCTGAGTGCGCGGCCCGGGCCCGCGAGGTCGCCGAGCTGATGAGCAAACCCGCCGAAAGCCTTGCGCGCGCAGTCGATTTCCTGGAAGAGGCCGCCCTCAAGCAGCCGCGATGA
- a CDS encoding DMT family transporter codes for MGWVISHAVAIFSGLLAAFWAAVGIVVRQRVAQSVPAAGDLSGSTVTSVARRPLWWAGILAAVAGFVFQALALANGSLLLVQPLLVSSLLFALPLSARLCHQRITGAEWAWAIVLTAALAAFVLVGQPREGHHRSPIPSWTMALALTAPLVIVCLVAARRTHGRTRAMLLAVAVAVLLGMVAVLTKICTHRYAVGGWHGLLTVPAPYLLVVLAVAVTMVQSSAFHAGALQASVPLMLVGEPVVAVLLGVVVLGEHLAVRGSAALGLLVAVVAMVASTIALARDTAPGAGHPVTKDVDTPRPSEEDGVILK; via the coding sequence ATGGGGTGGGTGATATCGCACGCCGTCGCGATCTTCTCGGGATTACTCGCCGCGTTCTGGGCAGCCGTCGGCATCGTCGTTCGACAACGAGTCGCCCAAAGCGTTCCAGCCGCTGGGGACCTGTCCGGATCGACGGTGACGAGTGTGGCTCGCCGACCGTTGTGGTGGGCCGGGATTCTCGCCGCCGTCGCCGGCTTCGTGTTTCAGGCCCTGGCGCTGGCCAACGGATCCCTGCTGCTCGTGCAGCCGCTGCTGGTTTCGTCGCTGCTGTTCGCCCTGCCGTTGAGCGCGCGGCTTTGCCATCAGCGCATCACCGGAGCCGAATGGGCTTGGGCAATCGTGTTGACCGCCGCGCTGGCCGCGTTCGTGCTCGTCGGTCAGCCCCGCGAGGGCCATCACCGGTCACCGATACCGTCCTGGACGATGGCGCTGGCGCTCACCGCGCCGCTGGTCATCGTGTGCCTCGTCGCGGCCCGGCGTACCCACGGCCGCACCCGCGCCATGCTGCTCGCGGTCGCGGTGGCGGTTCTACTTGGCATGGTGGCGGTCTTGACCAAGATCTGCACGCACCGCTACGCCGTGGGCGGATGGCATGGTCTTCTGACCGTCCCGGCCCCGTACCTGCTCGTCGTGCTGGCGGTGGCGGTAACCATGGTGCAAAGCTCCGCCTTTCACGCCGGCGCGTTACAGGCCTCGGTACCGCTGATGCTGGTGGGTGAACCCGTCGTCGCGGTTTTGCTCGGGGTCGTCGTGCTCGGCGAACACCTTGCGGTGCGAGGCTCGGCGGCACTGGGCCTGCTCGTCGCCGTCGTCGCGATGGTGGCATCCACCATCGCGCTGGCACGCGACACCGCACCCGGCGCAGGCCATCCGGTCACGAAAGATGTTGACACACCACGTCCCAGCGAAGAAGACGGTGTGATCCTCAAGTAA
- a CDS encoding thioredoxin family protein — protein MAIESTMLALGTPAPPFTLPDPATGAQVSLDELTGPALVVTFICNHCPYVQHVAAGLAALGRDLAKQGVAMVGISSNDVVTYPQDGPDEMVAEARRHGWTFPYLYDETQDVARSFSAACTPDTFVFDGERRLVYRGQLDDSRPKNELPVTGADIRAAVDAVLAGRPVDPDQRPSIGCGIKWR, from the coding sequence ATGGCTATCGAGTCAACAATGCTCGCCCTCGGCACGCCCGCGCCGCCGTTCACATTGCCCGACCCGGCAACCGGCGCCCAGGTCAGCCTCGACGAGCTCACCGGTCCGGCGCTGGTCGTCACATTCATCTGCAACCACTGCCCGTACGTCCAGCACGTCGCGGCCGGGCTGGCGGCGCTGGGCAGAGACCTCGCCAAGCAAGGTGTCGCGATGGTGGGGATCTCCAGCAATGACGTGGTCACCTACCCACAGGATGGCCCCGACGAGATGGTCGCCGAGGCCCGCCGCCACGGCTGGACGTTTCCGTACCTGTACGACGAGACACAAGACGTCGCCCGCTCCTTCTCCGCGGCGTGCACTCCGGACACGTTTGTGTTCGACGGCGAACGCCGACTCGTGTACCGAGGCCAGCTCGACGACTCCCGTCCCAAAAACGAACTGCCGGTGACGGGCGCCGACATCCGCGCGGCGGTCGACGCGGTGCTGGCGGGGCGGCCGGTCGACCCCGACCAGCGGCCGTCAATAGGCTGCGGCATCAAATGGCGTTGA